The nucleotide window TAATTCCATGACGATATAATGCGTACCGTTATCGCTCCCTACATCAAAGACATTGATAATATTGGGATGCGATAAACTTGCAGCAGCTTGAGCCTCTACTCTAAATTTGGTCACAAAGGTATCATCATTAGCAAATTCTTCTCGTAGAACTTTGATAGCAACAAATCGATTTAATTTTTGACATTTTGCTTTATATACAACTGACATACCGCCAGCACCTATTTTTTTAATGATTTCATAACGATTTCCCAAAAGTGTACCAACTTCTAACAATTCAATTCACCTACTTCTTTTTGGGTTTCTATTAATATAACGGATATATTGTCATAGCCGCCTCTTTCATTAGCTTCTTCTACTAATACGCGGCATGCTTCTTCAACGCTGCCTGCTTGATCAATAAGTTTTTTCATTTCTTCTTCATCAAGCATATTCGTTAAACCATCGGAACATAACAATATATGGGTCATATCTTTACAGTCGACAATGTAAGTATCTACAGTAAGATTAGATTCTACTCCTACCGCACGTGTAATTATGTTCTTTTTCGGATGATTCCTAGCTTCTTGTTCTGTCAGTTCGCCACCTTTAATCATCTCCTCTACAAGGGAGTGATCTACAGTGACTTTCTTAATCTCTTGACCAATTGCATACAAACGACTATCACCTACGTTTGCAACGTAAAGTTCTTGGGTATCCATTTTATAAGTAGCGCATATAAATGTTGTACCCATTCCTTGACAATGGGGATCATTCAAAGATTTATTGTAAACCAATCTATTAACTTTTTCAATTCCTTTATTTAACACCATCTCTATATCACATGGTTGATTCTCTTGTTCTCGCAAAAATACTAGAAAGTATTCTATGGACAATTGGGATGCTAATTCACCCGCATTATGCCCCCCCATACCATCTGCAACAATATACAAATTAGGTAAACAACCAACCTCATCACTGGAACAAAATATATTATCTTGATTGATTTTTCGTAATTTGCCTGTATCACATAAGCTGGAATAGCGCATATTACCACCTCACTTAATCAAAGAATTACATTAATTCTCTTAATACTACTTCTCTTTGTCTTGATAACTCTTTCTTAGTTGTCCACAAGCTGCATTAATATCACTACCAAGTTCTCTTCGAATGGTTACATTAATGCCTTTTTTCTCTAGTTGACCAGCGAAAGCTTGAATGCGTACTTCACTACTCTTCTCATATTCACGTTCTATAACATCATTTACGGGTATAAGATTGATGTGTGATAAACGATGCTTCAGTAGACGCGCTAACTCATTAGCACAGGCATCAGTATCATTAACACCTCGAATAAGCGCGTATTCATAGGTTATTCTTCTATTTGTACTCTGGGTATAATAATCACAAGCGTCAAACAAAGTTTGAATACTGTATTTGCGATTAATAGGCATCATACTTTGCCGTATATCATCGTAGGGCGCATGAAGAGATACCGCTAATGTAATTTGTAAATTAGCCTTCGCAAGTTTTCTAATTTGTTCTGCAAGTCCACATGTAGAAACTGTTATGTTTCTTTGACCTATGTTTTGTCCTTCAGGTATATTAATTAACTCAATGAATCTCAATAGATGGTCCAAATTTTCTAATGGTTCACCACTACCCATAACAACAACATTTCTTATTTTAATGTCTTTTTCTCTTTGAATTGTATATATTTGAGCTAACATCTCACCGCTAGTTAAATTCCGTTCTAACCCATCAATGGTTGACGCACAGAAGTTACATCCCATACGACATCCCACTTGCGAAGAGATACATATACTATAACCATGTTTGTACTTCATTAGTACTGTTTCAATGATATGATGATCATGTAATTGAAATAAATATTTTATAGTCTGATCTTTTGACTCTAATCGTTCCAAAACATTCATGGATGTAATATAGAAGTTCTCGTCTAACTTGTCTATCAACGATTTCGATAAATTGGACATGTCACCAAAATTGGTTACCATCTTTTCATGAAGCCATTTAAATATCTGTTTTGCTCGGAATTTCTTCTCATTCAATTCAATGAGAGCTAATTCCAATTCTTCCATATTCAAAGCATTGATTTCTTGTTTCATCTTCTTAATCCTTTCGAATCATTTTAGCGATAAAGAAACCATCTGTCCCATGTTCCTGTGGTAAAAGTTGTACATATCCATTATCAATAGTATCACAATCTAAAGATTCAGGCAAATGTTTCTTCAAACTCATACATTCATATGGA belongs to Vallitalea okinawensis and includes:
- a CDS encoding Stp1/IreP family PP2C-type Ser/Thr phosphatase encodes the protein MRYSSLCDTGKLRKINQDNIFCSSDEVGCLPNLYIVADGMGGHNAGELASQLSIEYFLVFLREQENQPCDIEMVLNKGIEKVNRLVYNKSLNDPHCQGMGTTFICATYKMDTQELYVANVGDSRLYAIGQEIKKVTVDHSLVEEMIKGGELTEQEARNHPKKNIITRAVGVESNLTVDTYIVDCKDMTHILLCSDGLTNMLDEEEMKKLIDQAGSVEEACRVLVEEANERGGYDNISVILIETQKEVGELNC
- the rlmN gene encoding 23S rRNA (adenine(2503)-C(2))-methyltransferase RlmN encodes the protein MKQEINALNMEELELALIELNEKKFRAKQIFKWLHEKMVTNFGDMSNLSKSLIDKLDENFYITSMNVLERLESKDQTIKYLFQLHDHHIIETVLMKYKHGYSICISSQVGCRMGCNFCASTIDGLERNLTSGEMLAQIYTIQREKDIKIRNVVVMGSGEPLENLDHLLRFIELINIPEGQNIGQRNITVSTCGLAEQIRKLAKANLQITLAVSLHAPYDDIRQSMMPINRKYSIQTLFDACDYYTQSTNRRITYEYALIRGVNDTDACANELARLLKHRLSHINLIPVNDVIEREYEKSSEVRIQAFAGQLEKKGINVTIRRELGSDINAACGQLRKSYQDKEK